Proteins encoded within one genomic window of Gallus gallus isolate bGalGal1 chromosome 1, bGalGal1.mat.broiler.GRCg7b, whole genome shotgun sequence:
- the APAF1 gene encoding apoptotic protease-activating factor 1 isoform X1 codes for MDENSRMCLITNRQALEKDIKTSYIMDHMVADQVLTLQEEEKVKQQNTQKERAAMLINTLLTKDNNAYRSFYNALLHEGYRDLAALLQDGIPAFSSKNGKNAMDERTSYVKTALCEGGVPQRPVVFVSRPKLVDDIKQKLRSLGSDPGWVTVYGMAGCGKTVLTAEALRDHQLLRGCFPGGVHWISVGKQDKAGLLIKLQNLCSRLEHDSTLPQRPPLNIEEAKDRLRLLMLRKYQRSLLVLDDIWDSWVLKAFDNQCQVLITSRDRSVTDAVSGNKYEIHVESGLTHEKGLEVLALFVNMKISELPEQASCIVTECKGSPLVISLIGALLRDFPSRWEYYLKQLQNKQFKRIRKSSSYDYEALDEAMSISVEQLSNDLKEYYKDLSILPKDVKVPTKVLCILWDMETEEVEDILQEFVNKSLLFCDRNGNSFHYYLHDLQLDFLTEKNCNQLQELHKNIVNQYKRYYKLHVPVLSQEDCMYWYNFLAYHMAGANMQKELRDLMFSLDWIKAKTELVGPAHLIHEYVEYSSVLDEKDSIIRENFQEFLSLNGHLLGRQPFPDITQLGLCQPETSEVYQQAKLRAQRETGTFYLEWINKKSLKNLSRLVVRPHRDAVYHACFSRDRQRIASCGADKTLQVFKAESGERLLEISAHDDEILCCTFSADDKYVATCSADKKVKVWNSRTGKCLYVYEEHTEQVNCCQFNNRRGQYLLATCSDDTYIKLWDLKDKYCRNTMFGHVNAVSHCRFSPNDDYIASCSTDGTVKLWNVHSANELRTIEIKDFFRNADEQQDDVEVLVKCCSWSRSSDTILVVAKNKLLLFDVTTSNLLTQVIISHHSTIQYCDFCAGDELVAVALSHCSIELWNIKSLSKVADCRGHTSWVHCVTFSSDGSLFLTSSEDQTIRIWETNKVCKSSDAVLKSELDVVFHNGEVMILAIYNQKHIQLINGNTDSIIMQTEPQESLICCCCLSEDLKFAAFGQENGAIKVLRLLDGRVLTSREAYRTSVQHCRFTTDCQTLISSAHDAVIQVWNWQLNECVFLKGHKEAIKDFAFLENSKLLSWSFDGTVKVWNITTGKTEKDFACHRGAVLSCAVSPDGSRFSSTSADKTAKIWSFESSSVLHELKGHEACVRCSAFSPSNKLLATGDDKGDIRIWDILTGELLHFCSSVTVDEEEPTHGGWVTDLSFSPDSKMLVSSGGYLKWWDVTTGESLQTFYTNGTNLKSIHVSPNFDVYVTVDNLGILYVLRKL; via the exons ATGGATGAGAACAGTAGAATGTGTTTAATTACGAATCGTCAGGCACTGGAGAAAGACATCAAAACCTCTTACATTATGGATCATATGGTTGCTGACCAAGTCCTGACattgcaggaggaggagaaagtgaAACAACAG AATACACAGAAGGAACGAGCAGCTATGCTAATTAATACTCTTCTTACCAAAGACAATAATGCATATAGATCTTTTTATAATGCACTGCTTCATGAAGGGTACCGAGATCTTGCTGCACTTCTTCAGGATGGCATCCCTGCCTTCTCTTCCAAGAATGGAAAGAACGCTATGGATGAGAGGACTTCATATG ttAAGACAGCTCTCTGCGAAGGAGGTGTACCGCAGAGACCAGTTGTGTTTGTCTCTCGGCCAAAGCTGGTAGATGATATTAAACAGAAACTGCGCAGCTTAGGAAGTGATCCAGGCTGGGTGACTGTTTATGGAATGGCAGGTTGTGGAAAGACCGTTTTAACAGCAGAAGCTTTAAGGGATCACCAGCTCTTGCGAG GTTGCTTTCCAGGAGGAGTTCACTGGATCTCTGTGGGAAAACAGGACAAAGCAGGGCTCCTCATAAAGCTACAGAATCTCTGTAGTAGATTAGAGCATGACTCTACTCTTCCACAGAGACCACCACTTAACATCGAGGAGGCCAAAGATCGTCTTCGTTTGCTGATGCTGCGCAAATACCAGAG GTCTCTTTTGGTCCTGGATGACATTTGGGATTCCTGGGTACTAAAAGCATTTGATAATCAATGTCAGGTTCTTATAACCAGCAGGGATAGGAGTGTGACAGATGCTGTGTCTG GCAATAAATATGAGATTCACGTGGAAAGTGGACTAACACATGAGAAAGGACTGGAAGTTTTAGCCCTGTTTGTGAATATGAAAATATCAGAACTGCCAGAACAAGCCAGCTGCATTGTAACAGAATGCAAAG gTTCTCCTCTTGTGATATCCTTGATAGGTGCATTACTACGAGATTTCCCTAGTCGCTGGGAATATTATCTCAAACAGCTGCAGAATAAGCaatttaaaagaataagaaagTCCTCATCTTATGACTATGAAGCCCTTGATGAAGCAATGTCCATAAGTGTAGAGCAACTGAGTAATGATTTAAAAGAATACTATAAAGACCTCTCCATCCTCCCAAAAGATGTTAAAGTGCCTACTAAG gTGCTCTGTATTCTTTGGGAtatggaaactgaagaagttgaaGATATACTGCAGGAATTTGTTAACAAATCATTATTGTTCTGCGATCGTAATGGGAattcatttcattattatttacatGATCTTCAACTCGACTTTCTTACAGAGAAGAATTGCAACCAGCTTCAG GAACTACATAAAAATATAGTAAATCAGTACAAGAGATATTACAAGCTTCATGTGCCTGTGCTATCCCAAGAGGACTGTATGTACTGGTATAACTTTCTAGCATATCACATGGCTGGTGCCAACATGCAGAAG GAACTCCGTGATCTTATGTTTTCTCTAGATTGGATTAAAGCTAAAACAGAATTGGTAGGACCTGCTCATCTAATTCATGAATATGTAGAGTATAGTTCAGTCCTGGATGAAAAG GATAGCATAATACGTGAGAATTTTCAGgaatttctgtctttaaatgGGCACCTTCTTGGACGACAGCCTTTTCCAGACATTACCCAGCTTGGTCTTTGCCAACCGGAGACATCAGAGGTGTATCAGCAAGCCAAGCTACGGGCTCAAAGAGAAACGGGAACATTTTACTTGGAATGGAT aaataaaaaatccttgAAAAACCTTTCTCGTCTGGTTGTTCGTCCACACAGAGATGCAGTTTACCATGCCTGCTTTTCTAGGGATAGACAAAGAATAGCATCATGTGGAGCTGATAAGACACTTCAG GTGTTTAAAGCAGAAAGTGGAGAGAGATTGCTGGAGATAAGTGCTCATGATGATGAAATACTTTGCTGCACTTTTTCTGCAGATGATAAATATGTAGCAACTTGTTCAGCTGATAAAAAAGTGAAG GTCTGGAATTCAAGAACGGGCAAGTGTTTGTACGTATATGAAGAACACACAGAGCAGGTCAATTGCTGCCAGTTCAATAACAGAAGGGGCCAGTATCTTTTAGCCACCTGCTCAGATGACACTTATATCAAA CTTTGGGATTTGAAGGATAAGTATTGTAGGAATACGATGTTTGGTCATGTAAACGCTGTCAGTCACTGTAGATTTTCACCAAATGATGACTATATTGCCAGCTGCTCAACAGATGGAACAGTGAAG ctTTGGAATGTGCATTCAGCAAATGAACTGAGAACTATTGAGATAAAAGATTTCTTCAGGAATGCAGATGAGCAGCAAGATGACGTGGAGGTTTTAGTAAAATGTTGCTCTTGGTCCAGAAGTAGTGATACAATTTTGGTCGTAGCCAAAAATAAGCTTTTG CTTTTTGATGTTACAACAAGTAATCTGTTAACACAAGTCATCATAAGTCATCACAGTACAATCCAATATTGCGACTTCTGCGCTGGGGATGAGTTAGTAGCAGTTGCTTTGTCTCATTGTTCTATTGAG ttatGGAATATTAAATCCTTATCAAAAGTAGCAGATTGCAGAGGACACACGAGCTGGGTTCACTGTGTGACGTTTTCCTCAGATGGATCTTTATTTCTGACATCTTCTGAGGATCAGACAATACGG ATTTGGGAAACAAACAAGGTGTGCAAGTCTTCTGATGCCGTGCTAAAAAGTGAACTGGATGTTGTGTTTCACAATGGTGAAGTCATGATTTTAGCAATTTACAATCAGAAGCATATACAA CTCATTAATGGAAATACAGACAGCATTATTATGCAGACAGAACCTCAGGAATCCCttatttgctgctgttgcttaAGTGAAGATCTTAAATTTGCAGCATTTGGGCAGGAGAATGGAGCAATAAAG GTACTACGGTTGTTGGATGGGAGAGTTCTGACATCCCGGGAGGCCTACAGGACATCTGTGCAACATTGTCGATTTACCACTGATTGTCAGACTCTGATTTCAAGTGCCCATGATGCAGTCATACAG GTCTGGAATTGGCAGTTGAACGAGTGTGTGTTTCTAAAAGGGCATAAGGAAGCAATCAAAGACTTTGCATTTCTGGAAAATTCAAAACTTCTTTCCTGGTCATTTGATGGAACAGTTAAG GTTTGGAATATCAccactggaaaaacagaaaaagattttgcttGCCACAGAGGTGCTGTTCTTTCTTGTGCTGTCTCACCTGATGGTAGCAGGTTTTCATCTACTTCTGCTGACAAAACTGCAAAG ATATGGAGCTTTGAAAGTTCATCTGTTCTTCATGAACTGAAAGGTCATGAAGCCTGTGTGCggtgctctgctttctctcctaGTAACAAATTACTGGCCACTGGAGATGACAAAGGAGATATAAGG atTTGGGACATTTTAACAGGTGAATTACTTCACTTCTGCTCCTCAGTTACTGTGGATGAAGAAGAACCAACACATGGTGGCTGGGTAACAGACCTCTCATTTTCTCCTGACAGTAAAATGCTTGTGTCATCTGGAGGCTATCTTAAG TGGTGGGATGTAACTACTGGAGAATCCTTGCAAACCTTCTACACGAACGGAACAAACCTCAAGTCAATACACGTGTCCCCTAATTTTGACGTGTACGTGACTGTTGATAATCTTGGTATTCTTTATGTATTACGGAAGTTGTGA
- the IKBIP gene encoding inhibitor of nuclear factor kappa-B kinase-interacting protein isoform X1, with amino-acid sequence MSEVKQRKKGLPSSKSNEGFQKLEKHSSRGKVVSHGQNSVGMDSRMALGVISLSACLVLAWLLFQQSSRFADMEKRYNFLQQEAERFLDMENKVSLISEKLESSDSILQESASSISVMTEFEQEVSSLRNTIREIENNEQTLFMEMQGINEKFQNITNSWRRSMDEMNTNTSGIKSEAKFIHTEVTTQINKVDQRIKSLSERLKDLEDGTARNIKTVKRQEDDEFAMVEQKLDSHATAIEKLEEEQNSLLAKNTDLSQKLAAYEPKIEECKTHLPKIENAIHSILRLSSELLNMEKKIENLATQLYTVESNMLKTVSDTVAMQNVLEGAQYNDSIAKLQNKTAVIEEVVRDVEVSSSAEGITLVGYKLESDQDGDK; translated from the exons atgtcTGAAGttaagcagaggaaaaaaggtCTTCCTTCATCCAAGAGCAATGAAGGTTTCCAGAAACTCGAGAAGCACAGCAGCCGTGGGAAGGTGGTGAGCCACGGCCAGAACTCTGTTGGGATGGACTCACGGATGGCCTTGGGTGtgatttctctctctgcctgccTGGTGCTGGCCTG GTTACTGTTTCAGCAGTCGAGTCGATTTGCTGATATGGAAAAAAGGTACAATTTCTTGCAGCAGGAAGCTGAAAGATTCCTGgacatggaaaataaagttaGCTTAATTTCTGAAAAG CTTGAGTCTTCTGACAGTATCCTACAAGAATCTGCCTCGTCCATCTCTGTGATGACTGAGTTTGAGCAGGAAGTATCTTCTCTTCGTAACACCATAAGAGAGATTGAGAACAACGAACAGACTCTGTTTATGGAGATGCAGGGCATTAATGAGAAGTTCCAAAATATTACGAATTCCTGGAGAAGAAGCATGGATGAAATGAACACAAACACTAGTGGCATAAAATCTGAAGCGAAGTTCATACACACAGAAGTTACTACCCAAATTAATAAAGTTGACCAAAGAATTAAATCCCTTTCAGAAAGATTAAAAGACTTGGAAGACGGTACAGCcagaaatattaaaacagtaaaaaggCAAGAAGATGATGAATTTGCTATGGTTGAACAGAAGTTGGACTCGCATGCGACAGCAATTGAAAAACTAGAAGAAGAGCAGAATAGTCTGTTAGCCAAGAACACAGACCTGAGTCAGAAACTTGCAGCCTATGAACCTAAAATTGAGGAGTGCAAGACCCATTTGCCAAAAATTGAAAATGCTATTCATTCTATCCTTAGATTATCAAGTGAATTGCTAAATATGGAGAAGAAGATAGAGAACTTGGCAACACAGCTGTATACTGTGGAAAGTAATATGTTGAAAACTGTCTCCGATACAGTGGCGATGCAAAACGTTCTTGAAGGTGCACAGTACAATGACAGCATAGCAaaactacaaaataaaacagcagttaTAGAAGAAGTAGTACGTGACGTGGAAGTATCCTCAAGTGCTGAAGGAATAACTTTAGTAGGCTATAAATTAGAAAGTGACCAAGATGGGGATAAGTGA